A single region of the Lonchura striata isolate bLonStr1 chromosome 19, bLonStr1.mat, whole genome shotgun sequence genome encodes:
- the ANKRD40 gene encoding ankyrin repeat domain-containing protein 40, whose product MRDAGGGCAEMAERERQERLREAAALGDAEEVRRLVELGVGLNSQNEVNGWTCLHWACKRNHVAVVAYLLHAGADKDILTKKGERPAQLTSKREIRKMLGVEDELPDLKQDSDLPIIPNYLANPPFPYVYNTLSTSIPDPTLNGNVSHLEPQDTNSPSVSDSDTYGQARAPLQPGNAAPEAPPSRDIPPLSRGSAGPSHPNPVLQRAPVYQGSVSWGRSPSLPAGSNQSLPQQGSSSCMGPVPAFQPVFFTGAFPLNMQELVLKVRIQTTNLKENDFIEIELDRQELTYKELLRVSCRELGVNPEHVQKIRKLPNTMLRKDKDVARLQDFQELELVLAVSDKNLLFRVPTLSEQSGYNKKASELTY is encoded by the exons ATGCGGGACGcgggcggcggctgcgcggAGATGGCGGAGCGGGAGCGGCAGGAGCGGctgcgggaggcggcggcgctcggcgaCGCGGAGGAGGTGCGGCGGCTCGTGGAGCTGGGCGTCGGCCTCAACTCCCAGAACGAAGTCAACGGATG GACCTGTTTGCACTGGGCCTGCAAGCGGAACCATGTGGCGGTCGTGGCTTATCTGCTGCACGCTGGGGCTGACAAGGACATCCTGACAAAAAAGGGGGAGAGGCCAGCCCAGTTAACGTCCAAGAGAGAGATCAGGAAGATGTTGGGAG TGGAAGACGAACTCCCAGACTTAAAGCAAGATTCAGATCTGCCAATCATCCCCAATTACCTGGCTAACCCACCTTTCCCGTATGTTTACAACACCTTGAGTACCAGCATCCCAGATCCTACCCTGAATGGGAATGTCTCACACTTGGAACCACAAGACACCAACTCTCCATCTGTCTCTGACTCGGACACCTACGGACAAGCACGAGCACCGTTAcagcctgggaatgctgctcctgAGGCACCTCCCAGCAGGGACATCCCACCCCTGTCTCGAGGGTCTGCTGGGCCATCACACCCAAATCCTGTCCTCCAGAGAGCTCCTGTTTACCAGGGGTCAGTGTCTTGGGGCAGAAGTCCCTCTTTGCCTGCAGGATCCAACCAGTCCCTACCCCAGcaagggagcagctcctgcatggGACCTGTGCCAGCCTTTCAGCCCGTTTTCTTCACAGGAGCTTTTCCACTCAACATGCAAG AACTGGTGCTTAAAGTGAGAATACAAACCACTAATCTTAAAGAAAATGACTTCATTGAAATTGAACTGGACAGACAAGAACTGACCTACAAGGAGCTGCTTCGAGTGAGTTGCCGTGAGTTGGGTGTGAACCCTGAGCATGTCCAGAAGATCAGAAAATTACCAAATACAATGTTAAGAAAG GACAAGGATGTTGCAAGGCTACAGGATTTCCAAGAACTGGAGCTTGTTCTAGCAGTAAGCGACAAAAACTTACTTTTCAGAGTCCCAACACTTTCTGAACAGAGTGGGTATAACAAGAAGGCATCAGAACTTACATACTAA
- the LUC7L3 gene encoding luc7-like protein 3 isoform X1 translates to MISAAQLLDELMGRDRNLAPDEKRSNVRWDHESVCKYYLCGFCPAELFTNTRSDLGPCEKIHDENLRKQYEKSSRFMKVGYERDFLRYLQSLLAEVERRIRRGHARLALSQNQQSSGGAGPTGKNEEKIQVLTDKIDVLLQQIEELGSEGKVEEAQGMMKLVEQLKEERELLRSTTSTIESFAAQEKQMEVCEVCGAFLIVGDAQSRVDDHLMGKQHMGYAKIKATVEDLKEKLRKRTEEPDRDERLKKEKLEREEREKEREREREERERKRRREEEEKEKERARDRERRKRSRSRSRHSSRTSDRRCSRSRDHKRSRSRERRRSRSRDRRRSRSHDRSERKHRSRSRDRRRSKSRDRKSYKHRSKSREREQDRKSKEKEKRGSDDKKSSMKSSSREKQSEDTNTDSKESETKNEVNGTNEDNKSEVQRKYAQMKMEVSQVRRQTKAPSEGNDSVVLQNVLRYIVLSQLFRSRLMPPLVCLFGTYL, encoded by the exons ATGATATCGGCCGCCCAGCTCCTCGACGAGCTCATGGGCCGGGACAGGAACCTGGCCCCGGATGAAAAGCGCAGCAACGTGCGGTGGGACCACGAGAGC GTTTGCAAGTACTACCTTTGTGGCTTTTGCCCAGCTGAATTATTTACAAATACCCGTTCTGATTTAG GTCCTTGTGAAAAAATTCATGATGAAAATCTACGCAAACA GTATGAGAAGAGCTCTCGGTTTATGAAGGTGGGCTACGAGAGGGACTTCCTGCGCTATTTGCAGAGCTTGCTTGCAGAGGTGGAGCGCAGGATCCGGAGGGGCCATGCTCGTTTGGCTCTGTCACAGAACCAGCAGTCTTCTGGG GGAGCAGGACCTACCGGTAAAAACGAGGAGAAGATCCAGGTGTTAACTGACAAAATTGATGTACTGCTTCAACAG ATTGAAGAACTAGGTTCAGAAGGAAAGGTGGAAGAAGCACAAGGAATGATGAAACTCGTTGAACAGTtaaaggaagagagagaactgCTGAGGTCTACAACTTCA aCAATTGAGAGCTTTGCAGCCCAGGAAAAACAAATGGAAGTTTGTGAAGTTTGTGGAGCCTTTTTAATTGTAGGAGATGCCCAGTCCAGGGTAGATGACCACTTGATGGGAAAGCAGCACATGGGTTATGCCAAAATAAAAGCTACTGTAGAAGATTTAAAA gaaaagttACGAAAAAGAACAGAAGAGCCTGACCGTGATGAAAGGTTGAAGAAAGAGAAGCTAGAAcgggaagagagggagaaagagagggagagggaaagagaggagcGGGAAAGGAAGAGACGAcgtgaagaggaagaaaaggaaaaagagagggCTCGTGACAGAGAGAGGCGTAAAAGGAGCCGCTCACGGAGCAGGCATTCGAGCAGGACATCTGACAGGAGGTGCAGCCGCTCACGAGACCACAAAAGGTcaagaagcagagaaagaaggCGAAGCAG GAGTCGTGACCGGAGGAGAAGCAGAAGCCATGATAGATCAGAAAGGAAACACAGGTCTCGTAGTAGAGACAGGAGACGGTCAAAAAGCCGGGACCGAAAATCCTACAAGCACAGAAGTAAAAGCAGAGAGCGAGAACAAGACAGGAAGTCAAAAGAAAAAG AAAAGAGGGGATCTGATGATAAAAAAAGTAGTATGAAGTCCAGTAGTCGAGAAAAACAGAGTGAAGACACAAATACAGACTCGAAGGAGAGTGAGACTAAGAATGAGGTCAATGGGACCAATGAAGACAATAAATCTGAAG TGCAGCGTAAGTATGCACAGATGAAGATGGAAGTAAGTCAAGTAAGAAGACAAACTAAAGCACCTTCTGAAGGAAATGACAGTGTAGTCCTGCAAAACGTTTTGAGGTACATTGTTTTGTCTCAGCTATTTCGTAGCAGACTCATGCCCCCATTAGTGTGCCTCTTTGGGACATATTTGTAA
- the LUC7L3 gene encoding luc7-like protein 3 isoform X2, giving the protein MISAAQLLDELMGRDRNLAPDEKRSNVRWDHESVCKYYLCGFCPAELFTNTRSDLGPCEKIHDENLRKQYEKSSRFMKVGYERDFLRYLQSLLAEVERRIRRGHARLALSQNQQSSGGAGPTGKNEEKIQVLTDKIDVLLQQIEELGSEGKVEEAQGMMKLVEQLKEERELLRSTTSTIESFAAQEKQMEVCEVCGAFLIVGDAQSRVDDHLMGKQHMGYAKIKATVEDLKEKLRKRTEEPDRDERLKKEKLEREEREKEREREREERERKRRREEEEKEKERARDRERRKRSRSRSRHSSRTSDRRCSRSRDHKRSRSRERRRSRSRDRRRSRSHDRSERKHRSRSRDRRRSKSRDRKSYKHRSKSREREQDRKSKEKEKRGSDDKKSSMKSSSREKQSEDTNTDSKESETKNEVNGTNEDNKSEVQRKYAQMKMEVSQVRRQTKAPSEGNDSVVLQNVLRTTV; this is encoded by the exons ATGATATCGGCCGCCCAGCTCCTCGACGAGCTCATGGGCCGGGACAGGAACCTGGCCCCGGATGAAAAGCGCAGCAACGTGCGGTGGGACCACGAGAGC GTTTGCAAGTACTACCTTTGTGGCTTTTGCCCAGCTGAATTATTTACAAATACCCGTTCTGATTTAG GTCCTTGTGAAAAAATTCATGATGAAAATCTACGCAAACA GTATGAGAAGAGCTCTCGGTTTATGAAGGTGGGCTACGAGAGGGACTTCCTGCGCTATTTGCAGAGCTTGCTTGCAGAGGTGGAGCGCAGGATCCGGAGGGGCCATGCTCGTTTGGCTCTGTCACAGAACCAGCAGTCTTCTGGG GGAGCAGGACCTACCGGTAAAAACGAGGAGAAGATCCAGGTGTTAACTGACAAAATTGATGTACTGCTTCAACAG ATTGAAGAACTAGGTTCAGAAGGAAAGGTGGAAGAAGCACAAGGAATGATGAAACTCGTTGAACAGTtaaaggaagagagagaactgCTGAGGTCTACAACTTCA aCAATTGAGAGCTTTGCAGCCCAGGAAAAACAAATGGAAGTTTGTGAAGTTTGTGGAGCCTTTTTAATTGTAGGAGATGCCCAGTCCAGGGTAGATGACCACTTGATGGGAAAGCAGCACATGGGTTATGCCAAAATAAAAGCTACTGTAGAAGATTTAAAA gaaaagttACGAAAAAGAACAGAAGAGCCTGACCGTGATGAAAGGTTGAAGAAAGAGAAGCTAGAAcgggaagagagggagaaagagagggagagggaaagagaggagcGGGAAAGGAAGAGACGAcgtgaagaggaagaaaaggaaaaagagagggCTCGTGACAGAGAGAGGCGTAAAAGGAGCCGCTCACGGAGCAGGCATTCGAGCAGGACATCTGACAGGAGGTGCAGCCGCTCACGAGACCACAAAAGGTcaagaagcagagaaagaaggCGAAGCAG GAGTCGTGACCGGAGGAGAAGCAGAAGCCATGATAGATCAGAAAGGAAACACAGGTCTCGTAGTAGAGACAGGAGACGGTCAAAAAGCCGGGACCGAAAATCCTACAAGCACAGAAGTAAAAGCAGAGAGCGAGAACAAGACAGGAAGTCAAAAGAAAAAG AAAAGAGGGGATCTGATGATAAAAAAAGTAGTATGAAGTCCAGTAGTCGAGAAAAACAGAGTGAAGACACAAATACAGACTCGAAGGAGAGTGAGACTAAGAATGAGGTCAATGGGACCAATGAAGACAATAAATCTGAAG TGCAGCGTAAGTATGCACAGATGAAGATGGAAGTAAGTCAAGTAAGAAGACAAACTAAAGCACCTTCTGAAGGAAATGACAGTGTAGTCCTGCAAAACGTTTTGAG GACTACTGTGTGA
- the LUC7L3 gene encoding luc7-like protein 3 isoform X3 codes for MISAAQLLDELMGRDRNLAPDEKRSNVRWDHESVCKYYLCGFCPAELFTNTRSDLGPCEKIHDENLRKQYEKSSRFMKVGYERDFLRYLQSLLAEVERRIRRGHARLALSQNQQSSGGAGPTGKNEEKIQVLTDKIDVLLQQIEELGSEGKVEEAQGMMKLVEQLKEERELLRSTTSTIESFAAQEKQMEVCEVCGAFLIVGDAQSRVDDHLMGKQHMGYAKIKATVEDLKEKLRKRTEEPDRDERLKKEKLEREEREKEREREREERERKRRREEEEKEKERARDRERRKRSRSRSRHSSRTSDRRCSRSRDHKRSRSRERRRSRSRDRRRSRSHDRSERKHRSRSRDRRRSKSRDRKSYKHRSKSREREQDRKSKEKEKRGSDDKKSSMKSSSREKQSEDTNTDSKESETKNEVNGTNEDNKSEGDTQSN; via the exons ATGATATCGGCCGCCCAGCTCCTCGACGAGCTCATGGGCCGGGACAGGAACCTGGCCCCGGATGAAAAGCGCAGCAACGTGCGGTGGGACCACGAGAGC GTTTGCAAGTACTACCTTTGTGGCTTTTGCCCAGCTGAATTATTTACAAATACCCGTTCTGATTTAG GTCCTTGTGAAAAAATTCATGATGAAAATCTACGCAAACA GTATGAGAAGAGCTCTCGGTTTATGAAGGTGGGCTACGAGAGGGACTTCCTGCGCTATTTGCAGAGCTTGCTTGCAGAGGTGGAGCGCAGGATCCGGAGGGGCCATGCTCGTTTGGCTCTGTCACAGAACCAGCAGTCTTCTGGG GGAGCAGGACCTACCGGTAAAAACGAGGAGAAGATCCAGGTGTTAACTGACAAAATTGATGTACTGCTTCAACAG ATTGAAGAACTAGGTTCAGAAGGAAAGGTGGAAGAAGCACAAGGAATGATGAAACTCGTTGAACAGTtaaaggaagagagagaactgCTGAGGTCTACAACTTCA aCAATTGAGAGCTTTGCAGCCCAGGAAAAACAAATGGAAGTTTGTGAAGTTTGTGGAGCCTTTTTAATTGTAGGAGATGCCCAGTCCAGGGTAGATGACCACTTGATGGGAAAGCAGCACATGGGTTATGCCAAAATAAAAGCTACTGTAGAAGATTTAAAA gaaaagttACGAAAAAGAACAGAAGAGCCTGACCGTGATGAAAGGTTGAAGAAAGAGAAGCTAGAAcgggaagagagggagaaagagagggagagggaaagagaggagcGGGAAAGGAAGAGACGAcgtgaagaggaagaaaaggaaaaagagagggCTCGTGACAGAGAGAGGCGTAAAAGGAGCCGCTCACGGAGCAGGCATTCGAGCAGGACATCTGACAGGAGGTGCAGCCGCTCACGAGACCACAAAAGGTcaagaagcagagaaagaaggCGAAGCAG GAGTCGTGACCGGAGGAGAAGCAGAAGCCATGATAGATCAGAAAGGAAACACAGGTCTCGTAGTAGAGACAGGAGACGGTCAAAAAGCCGGGACCGAAAATCCTACAAGCACAGAAGTAAAAGCAGAGAGCGAGAACAAGACAGGAAGTCAAAAGAAAAAG AAAAGAGGGGATCTGATGATAAAAAAAGTAGTATGAAGTCCAGTAGTCGAGAAAAACAGAGTGAAGACACAAATACAGACTCGAAGGAGAGTGAGACTAAGAATGAGGTCAATGGGACCAATGAAGACAATAAATCTGAAGGTGACACTCAGTCCAATTAA
- the LUC7L3 gene encoding luc7-like protein 3 isoform X4 — MKVGYERDFLRYLQSLLAEVERRIRRGHARLALSQNQQSSGGAGPTGKNEEKIQVLTDKIDVLLQQIEELGSEGKVEEAQGMMKLVEQLKEERELLRSTTSTIESFAAQEKQMEVCEVCGAFLIVGDAQSRVDDHLMGKQHMGYAKIKATVEDLKEKLRKRTEEPDRDERLKKEKLEREEREKEREREREERERKRRREEEEKEKERARDRERRKRSRSRSRHSSRTSDRRCSRSRDHKRSRSRERRRSRSRDRRRSRSHDRSERKHRSRSRDRRRSKSRDRKSYKHRSKSREREQDRKSKEKEKRGSDDKKSSMKSSSREKQSEDTNTDSKESETKNEVNGTNEDNKSEVQRKYAQMKMEVSQVRRQTKAPSEGNDSVVLQNVLRYIVLSQLFRSRLMPPLVCLFGTYL; from the exons ATGAAGGTGGGCTACGAGAGGGACTTCCTGCGCTATTTGCAGAGCTTGCTTGCAGAGGTGGAGCGCAGGATCCGGAGGGGCCATGCTCGTTTGGCTCTGTCACAGAACCAGCAGTCTTCTGGG GGAGCAGGACCTACCGGTAAAAACGAGGAGAAGATCCAGGTGTTAACTGACAAAATTGATGTACTGCTTCAACAG ATTGAAGAACTAGGTTCAGAAGGAAAGGTGGAAGAAGCACAAGGAATGATGAAACTCGTTGAACAGTtaaaggaagagagagaactgCTGAGGTCTACAACTTCA aCAATTGAGAGCTTTGCAGCCCAGGAAAAACAAATGGAAGTTTGTGAAGTTTGTGGAGCCTTTTTAATTGTAGGAGATGCCCAGTCCAGGGTAGATGACCACTTGATGGGAAAGCAGCACATGGGTTATGCCAAAATAAAAGCTACTGTAGAAGATTTAAAA gaaaagttACGAAAAAGAACAGAAGAGCCTGACCGTGATGAAAGGTTGAAGAAAGAGAAGCTAGAAcgggaagagagggagaaagagagggagagggaaagagaggagcGGGAAAGGAAGAGACGAcgtgaagaggaagaaaaggaaaaagagagggCTCGTGACAGAGAGAGGCGTAAAAGGAGCCGCTCACGGAGCAGGCATTCGAGCAGGACATCTGACAGGAGGTGCAGCCGCTCACGAGACCACAAAAGGTcaagaagcagagaaagaaggCGAAGCAG GAGTCGTGACCGGAGGAGAAGCAGAAGCCATGATAGATCAGAAAGGAAACACAGGTCTCGTAGTAGAGACAGGAGACGGTCAAAAAGCCGGGACCGAAAATCCTACAAGCACAGAAGTAAAAGCAGAGAGCGAGAACAAGACAGGAAGTCAAAAGAAAAAG AAAAGAGGGGATCTGATGATAAAAAAAGTAGTATGAAGTCCAGTAGTCGAGAAAAACAGAGTGAAGACACAAATACAGACTCGAAGGAGAGTGAGACTAAGAATGAGGTCAATGGGACCAATGAAGACAATAAATCTGAAG TGCAGCGTAAGTATGCACAGATGAAGATGGAAGTAAGTCAAGTAAGAAGACAAACTAAAGCACCTTCTGAAGGAAATGACAGTGTAGTCCTGCAAAACGTTTTGAGGTACATTGTTTTGTCTCAGCTATTTCGTAGCAGACTCATGCCCCCATTAGTGTGCCTCTTTGGGACATATTTGTAA